TGGAAGCCTCAGAGGGGCGACCACACCCTTCAGGTGCGGGCGGTGGAGGTAAGCGGACGCATCCAGGACGCCACGGTGCGCGAGCCATTGCCCGATGGGGCCACGGGGTACCACACCCTCAGGGTGCGGGTGGGGTAGAAAGGGCCTTCTCGGCTTCGGGGCGGCTCCCATGAATACCGCCCACATGTAGGCCGTATGGGAAAGGCGGCGTCTTTGCTTTGGGGGATTATCTTTTGGGATCCGGTATCATACCGGATTCAAAAAGATACTCTTCAAAACCAAAAACCCAGGGGCTATCTTTTTGAATCCTAGAGCACTCCCTTCGGTCGGGTTAGTTCGTCACCGAATGGTGACGAACTAACCGAATCTGGTATCAGTTGGGGGATTGGGGGGAAAGCCGGCCCTCGGCGGCGGGTTGGCGGAGGTCTTGCGAGAGCGCAGCGAGGCGGGTGATGCTCTGGTCGAGCTCGTCGAGCACGATCAGCAGGTCCAGGTGGGCCAGGGTGGTGGCCCTGGATTCCACCCGGCCCCGCTCGAGGCGGCTGAGGTGGGAGCGGCGCAGCTCGAGCAAATAGCGCTCCATGCGCGCGCGCTCGGAGATGACCTGCTCGGCGAGGAGCTCGCTGCGGGTCGCCAGGGCAGCCAGCGAGAGACGCAGCCGCTCCAGCACCCGCTCGGCGGCCTCGGCCAGCTCGGTGCGGCCCTCCTCGGAGAACTCCAGGTTCTGCGCGTAGAGCTTGTCCTGCTTGCGCAGCATCCGGCGCACCTGGTCGCCCATGTGTTCGATCTCGCTGGCGGCCATGATCAGCACCAGCGGGGAGTAGCCGGGGTGGCGGGCCGAGAGGTCGCTGAGGTAGAGCACGATGGCCCTGGCCAACTGGTCCACTTTTTCCTCGCGCCGGGCCACGTCGGCGGTGTCTCCGCTTCCTTGGGCCAGGATCCTCACCGTCTCGGAGAGCATCTGCGTGAGCTGGTCTCCAATGCGCCCGACTTCGCGCAGGGCCAGGCTCGAGGCCAGCTCGCGCGAGTCGAGGGCTTCCGGCGAGAGGTATTTGGGGCTGATCTCCTGCCCCACGTCGGGGACCACCCGCCGCATGAGGCGCTCGAGGGGAGCTAGAAAAGGCAGCACCAGGACCGAAGCCAGGAGGTGATAGAGGAGATGCCCCACGGCCAGCGCCCCCGAGGGTCCGGAGGGCAGGCTCAGGCCCAGCACGTCGGCGACTTGCGCGCTCATGGCCGCGTAAGCCCGTACCCAAGCCAAGAAGGGCAGCGAGAGCAGCACCTTCGAGCCCAGATGCGCCAGGGCGATCCGCCGGGCCAGGGGAGTGTTTTTCCAATTGGTGAGAACCAAGACCATCCCCGAACCGGCTCCCCCGCCCAGGGCTAGGGCTAAGGCGGCCTCGAGGTTGAACACCCCCGACCCCGCCAGGGCCAGGGCCAAGGCCGCCACGGCGTTGGCCGAGCCCAGGCCGGTGGCCAGGGCAAAACCCAGCAGCCACAGGCCCGCCGGGGAGGCTTCCAGGCTGCGGCTCACCAGGTTGAAGAACTCACTCTTGGTCAGGGGGAGCAGGCCCTGGACCATCAGGCCGATCCCCAAGAGCAGCATTCCCAGCCCCAAAATGGCCTCGCCCAGGGCCTGGCTTCGCCGGTGCAGCGTGAGCACGAAGCCCAGCCCGATCGCCGGCAGGGCCAGGGCGCCGAGGGGAGTGGCGGCGAGGATCAGCGCCACCGTGGCCCCGGCCTTAGCGGCCAGGCCCAACACCAGCGCCGGGGCGAAGCCGGCGATTCCCGCTGTGGCCAGGCTGATGGCGGAGAGCCCCAGGGCCGAGCTGTTGAGGGAGATGGCCCCCACCAGGACCCCGGCCAGCCAGGCCCGCAGCGGAGCTGCGGTGGCCCAGGTCAGGACCTTGCGGGCCGGGCCGCCCACCAAGACGGCCAGGGCCTGGGAGAGGATGACCAGCCCCCGCACCAGCAGGGCCAGACCGCCCAGGGCCTCGAGCATCAGCCCGCTCCTCCGGCATTTTTATGGGTTGAATCCATATAAGGCTGGAGCATGGTGGCAAACGTAAACATATTACACGATTTTCGCGGGATTCCCCGTTGGGAGCGGGAGCGACCGCCCTTGACAATTCCGTGGCTAGGCTTGATGATTCGGCCAAGGAGGAAAATATGGCTGGTGTGGTGCGGGTCTTCCGCATGCTCCTCGTTGCGGTCCTCTGTTTGCTCGGCTTTGCCTTCGCCCAACCGAGGGTGGTCAACGTCCTGTGCAGCCCCGACCTGGCCTGGTGTGAGGCCCTGGGCCCCGCTTTCAAGCAGGCCACCGGCATCGACCTGCGCTTCGTGCGCCTGAGCTCGGGGGAGGGCCTGGCCCGGCTGCGCGCGGAGGCCTCGAGGCCGCAGTTCGACGTTTGGTTCGGCGGCACCGGCGACCCCCACCTCATCGCCTTCAAGGAGGGGCTCACCGAGTTCTACAAGCCCTCCTCCTGGAACGACATCCGCGAGGACCTGCGCCGAGCGGTAGGCGAAACCTACATCCCCCTCTACACCGGCGCCATCGGCTTCGTGGTCAACTCCCAGGTTCTGCAGCGACGCAACCTACCCGAGCCCCGGCGCTGGACCGACCTGGCCGACCCACGCTACAAGGGGCTCATCGCCATGCCCGATCCCAACACCTCGGGCACCGGCTACACCATCTTGGCCACCCTGGTCCAGATCTACGGCGAGGAGGAGGCCTTCAAGCTGCTGGCCAAGATCCACCGCAACATCGCCCAGTACACCCGCTCGGGCTCGGCTCCGGGCCAACTGGCCGGGCGCGGCGACGTGGCCATTGCTGTGCAGTTCGCCCACGACGGGGTGAAATTCGCGCTGGAAGGCTTCCCCCTCAAGGTTTACTTCCCGCTCGAGGGCACTGGCTACGAGATCGGCGGCCTGAGCCTGATCAAGGGTGCCCCCAACCGCGAGGCGGCCATCCGCTTCATCGAGTGGGCCCTCACCCCCGAGGCGCAGGCCATCGCTGCCAAGGTCGGCTCTTTGCAGATTCAGTCCAATAAGAAGACCCCGGTGCCGCCGAACTCGCCCAAGCTGGCCTCGATCACCCTGATCAGGTACGACTTCGCCAAGTACGGCTCCACCGAGGTGCGCGACCGCATCGTGGGCCGCTGGACCAAGGAGGTCTTCCCGCAGCCCAGGTAGCCCTAAAAGCCTGAAGAAGAGGTCATGGCCACCCTGCGACGCACCCACACCCCGCCATCCACGACCCGCGGGCCCCTGCTCCTGGCCTTGTTGGCTTGGGGGGCGCTCCCCTGGCAGGCTGGCTCCGGTTGGCCGCTGGCCCTGCAGGCCGGGCCCTGGGCCTGGGCTCTGGGGCTGGCGCAACTCCTGGCCCTGGCGCTGGCCATCGCTCCGGGAGCGCGGCGGGCGCGGGCGGTGCGGGTGGCGACGGTGACGGCCATTGCCTTCATCGGGCTGGTGGGCGGGCTGGCGCTGGCGGATTGGACGCTGGGCCCCGGCATGGTGGTGGTGGGCTTTGCCTTGGTTTTCGCCCTCGGTTACGCCCTGGCCGAGGCCGGGCGCTTTCGCGACCCGCTGCTGGGGGCGCTGATCCTGAGTTCGGCCCTCCTGATCTTCCTCTTCATCGTCTACCCGCTGCTGGGGATGGCGCGCGCGGTGACGCTCGAGCGCCTGCTGGGTGTGCTGCGCGATTCGCGCTTCCTGATGCTGGAAAACCCCTTCACCCCCTCCTCCGAGACCCTGCGCGCGCTGCTGGTGGCGACGGTGGTCGCGCTGGTGGGAGCCGGACTGGATCGGGCCCGCCGCCTGCGTGGCCTCCTGGTCGGCCTCGGGGTGGGGGTGGCCCTGGGAGTGGCCCTCTTCGGGCGGGGGGCGTTGGCCTCGAGCTTGCTGGTGGCCGGCGTGGTGGCCCCGCTCTCGACGCTGCTGGGCCTGGCCTTCGCCATCCTGCAGCAACGCACCCGCCTGCGCTTTTTGCAGCCGCTGCTGGGCGGGCTGGCGCTGCTACCCCTCATCACCCCGCCCTTCGTGCTGGCCTTTGCACTGATTCTGATGTTCGGGCGCAATGGCTTCGTCTCGGCCCACCTGCTGGGCCTCGACAGCAACTTCCTCTTCGGGCCGGTGGGTCTGATCGCCGCGCAGGTGCTGGCCTTCGCCCCCGTGGCCTTTCTGGTGCTGCGCGGCAGCGTGCAGGGCCTCAATGCCTCGCTCGAGGAAGCTGCCTGGAGCCTGGGCTCGAGCCGCTGGCGGGTCTTCCGCACCGTGACCTGGCCGCTCCTGCGCCCAGGGTTGGCCAACGCCCTGCTGTTGGCGGTGATCGAGTCGCTCTCCGACTTCGGCAACCCCTTGATCCTGGGCGGGGACCGCAACTACCTGGCCACCGAGGTCTTCATCGCCTTCACCGGGCGCTACGACCCGGTCGAGGCGGCGGTGTATGGGTTGGTGCTGCTGGCGCTGGTGCTACTGGTCTTCTGGTTGCAGTACCGCTGGCTGGGCCAGACCTCCTTCGTGACCACCACCGGCAAGCCCAGTGGGGGCCGGCCACTGCCGCTGCCGGAGGCCCTCGAGGCCGCCCTCATTGCGCTGCTGGCTGTGTGGGGGCTGTTGGTGGTGAGCCTCTACGGCTCGGTGATCGTGGGTTCCTTCGTACAGCTATGGGGCTTCAATTACACCCCCACCCTCAAGCACTACCAGGACTTCCTTGTCCTGGGCCTGCCGGTCTTCGCCAACACCTTCAAGATCGCACTGATTGCGGCCATCCCCACCGCCGTCCTTGGCTTCGTGCTGGCCTATTTGGTCTTTCGGCAGGAGTTCGCGGGCAAGCGGTTGCTGGAATTCTCGGCGCTGCTCTCCTTCGCCATGCCGGGCACGGTCATGGGCGTGGGGTACGTGCTGGCCTTCAACGCTGAGCCTTGGGTGCTCACCGGCACCACCATGATCATCATCCTGGCGCTGATCTTCCGCGAGGTACCGGTGGGCATTCGCGCCGGGGTGGCCGGCCTGACCCAGATCGAGCCGGCCCTCGAGGAAGCCTCGGCCACCCTGGGCAGTTCCACGGGCCGCACCTTGAGCCGCGTCGTGCTGCCCCTGCTGCTACCGGCCTTCATCGGCGGCCTGGCCTTCGCCTTCGTGCGGGGCATGACCGCTGTGAGCCAGATCATCTTCTTGGTGGGCCCGGGGAACCTGCTGGCCACGGTGCTGCTGTTGGGCTGGGTGGAGCAGGGGCAGATGGGCCGTGCTGCGGCCATG
The window above is part of the Calidithermus timidus DSM 17022 genome. Proteins encoded here:
- a CDS encoding ABC transporter substrate-binding protein yields the protein MAGVVRVFRMLLVAVLCLLGFAFAQPRVVNVLCSPDLAWCEALGPAFKQATGIDLRFVRLSSGEGLARLRAEASRPQFDVWFGGTGDPHLIAFKEGLTEFYKPSSWNDIREDLRRAVGETYIPLYTGAIGFVVNSQVLQRRNLPEPRRWTDLADPRYKGLIAMPDPNTSGTGYTILATLVQIYGEEEAFKLLAKIHRNIAQYTRSGSAPGQLAGRGDVAIAVQFAHDGVKFALEGFPLKVYFPLEGTGYEIGGLSLIKGAPNREAAIRFIEWALTPEAQAIAAKVGSLQIQSNKKTPVPPNSPKLASITLIRYDFAKYGSTEVRDRIVGRWTKEVFPQPR
- a CDS encoding Na/Pi cotransporter family protein, encoding MLEALGGLALLVRGLVILSQALAVLVGGPARKVLTWATAAPLRAWLAGVLVGAISLNSSALGLSAISLATAGIAGFAPALVLGLAAKAGATVALILAATPLGALALPAIGLGFVLTLHRRSQALGEAILGLGMLLLGIGLMVQGLLPLTKSEFFNLVSRSLEASPAGLWLLGFALATGLGSANAVAALALALAGSGVFNLEAALALALGGGAGSGMVLVLTNWKNTPLARRIALAHLGSKVLLSLPFLAWVRAYAAMSAQVADVLGLSLPSGPSGALAVGHLLYHLLASVLVLPFLAPLERLMRRVVPDVGQEISPKYLSPEALDSRELASSLALREVGRIGDQLTQMLSETVRILAQGSGDTADVARREEKVDQLARAIVLYLSDLSARHPGYSPLVLIMAASEIEHMGDQVRRMLRKQDKLYAQNLEFSEEGRTELAEAAERVLERLRLSLAALATRSELLAEQVISERARMERYLLELRRSHLSRLERGRVESRATTLAHLDLLIVLDELDQSITRLAALSQDLRQPAAEGRLSPQSPN
- a CDS encoding ABC transporter permease — translated: MATLRRTHTPPSTTRGPLLLALLAWGALPWQAGSGWPLALQAGPWAWALGLAQLLALALAIAPGARRARAVRVATVTAIAFIGLVGGLALADWTLGPGMVVVGFALVFALGYALAEAGRFRDPLLGALILSSALLIFLFIVYPLLGMARAVTLERLLGVLRDSRFLMLENPFTPSSETLRALLVATVVALVGAGLDRARRLRGLLVGLGVGVALGVALFGRGALASSLLVAGVVAPLSTLLGLAFAILQQRTRLRFLQPLLGGLALLPLITPPFVLAFALILMFGRNGFVSAHLLGLDSNFLFGPVGLIAAQVLAFAPVAFLVLRGSVQGLNASLEEAAWSLGSSRWRVFRTVTWPLLRPGLANALLLAVIESLSDFGNPLILGGDRNYLATEVFIAFTGRYDPVEAAVYGLVLLALVLLVFWLQYRWLGQTSFVTTTGKPSGGRPLPLPEALEAALIALLAVWGLLVVSLYGSVIVGSFVQLWGFNYTPTLKHYQDFLVLGLPVFANTFKIALIAAIPTAVLGFVLAYLVFRQEFAGKRLLEFSALLSFAMPGTVMGVGYVLAFNAEPWVLTGTTMIIILALIFREVPVGIRAGVAGLTQIEPALEEASATLGSSTGRTLSRVVLPLLLPAFIGGLAFAFVRGMTAVSQIIFLVGPGNLLATVLLLGWVEQGQMGRAAAMSTVMILSLLAVVLLLFPLTRRFDVRLGGGV